Genomic DNA from Haloarcula marina:
GGCACCGGCGATGGGACCGACCTGCATCATCGCTCGAACACCGCCGTATGGCCGCGTACGCGGACGACATCGGCGTTGACTCGCTCAGCCAGTTCGTCGGCGAGTTCGTCGGTGGTCGTCCCGCCGCGAGACGACCGGAGGAACTTCACCTTCACGAAGTCGCGATCCTGTAGCTGTGTGTTCAACTCGTCTGCGACGGCGTCGATGCCGCTTTTCCCCACGCGGAGGGTCGCGTCGAGTTCGTGAATCCGCTGTTTTCGAGACGCATCAGACATATAGGGCGATAAAGGCCGTCGATACCTAAAAAACCAATAGTCGTAAAGAAAGTCAGTCGTAGGGATAGCGTGCGTGTGAACCACATTCACAGGTGACGACGACGTGCCCCGACTGGGTCCGAACGCGGGCGTTCCGGCCGGGAACGAGGTAGGTGTCACAGTCGCGGCAGATGGCGCGGGCGAACTCCCGCGGGAGGCGGAGACGGTGGCGTTCTGCGATGCGCCGCGCCCGCCGGACGTACTCGCGCGCCCGGTCCTCGCGACCCTCGCGGACCGCTTTACGAGCCATCGACTGGAGTCGGTCGATGCGCTCGCGGGCGATGGTCGCCTCGTCTGTCATCGTCGGGAGTCCGAGCGGCGCGTAAAAACGCCTTCCGGACCCGGCCCGCCAGAGAGTCGGTACAGTTTTGCTCGCAGGCCCTGAGCGACTGTCCGTGCGCGTCCTGAACTACCTCGAACTCGCGGACCAACTCGACCGCTCCGGCATCGGAACGTCCGTCGACCACCAGCGGCAGGCGCTCGCCGATACCGACGTGGACGTGGTGACGACGCCGTGGACGGACGGCCATCCGGCGTGGGCCGTCGGCGGGAACTTCGCCTTCGGCGACCCTGTCTTCGCCGACTTCGACGTGGCCCACTGCAACATGATCGGGCCGGGTTCGGTCGCCGTCGCTCGCCACGCGCGGAATCACGACATCCCACTGGTCCTCCACGCTCACGTGACCAGAGAGGACTTCCGCGGGAGTTTCCGCGGGTCGAACCTCGTCGCGCCCGCCCTCGGCGAGTACCTGAAGTGGTTCTACTCGCAGGCAGATATGGTCCTCTGTCCCTCCGAGTACACGAAGGGCGTCCTCGAAGACTACCCCGTCGACGCGCCGATTCGCCCCATCACGAACGGCGTCGACACGGCCCCGCTGGAAGGGTACGAGTCCTTCCGCGACGAGTACCGCGAGCAGTACGACTTGTCGGGGATGGTCGTCTTCGCCGTCGGGAGCGTCTTCGAGCGCAAGGGCCTGACCACCTTCTGCGAACTCGCCCAGCGGACCGACCACGACTACGCGTGGTTCGGCACGTACGACGACGGCCCGCACGGGTCCAGCGAAGTCCGCAAGTGGACTTCGAACCCGCCAGAGAACGTCACGTTCACCGGGTGGGTCGACGACATTCGCGGTGCCTACGGCGCTGGCGACGTGTTCCTCTTTCCTTCGAAGGTCGAGAATCAGGGTATCGTCGTCCTCGAAGCGATGGCCTGCGGGAAGGCCGTCGTCCTCTCGGACATCCCCGTCTTCCGCGAGTACTACGAGGACGGCCACGACTGCCTCATCTGTTCGGACGAGTCGGAGTTCCGCGAGGCGCTGGAACGCCTGGAATCGAACCCCGACCTGCGAGAGCGACTCGGCGAGAACGCGAAGGAGACGGCCCGAAAACACGGACTGGACCGCGTCGGCGAGCGTCTGGTCGAGACGTACGCGGAACTGGTCTGAGAGAGTAGCGTTCGACCGCCAGCGTGAGTCACCGATGCGCTGTTCGCCGCGACGGACCGCCCGGTGGCGGAGTGAGCGTCAGTCTGCCGTCGTCAGCGCGTCAGATGCCTGTTGTGGCGCACGCCACCAGAGGACGGCGACCACGACTGTCCCGACGAAGACGAACCCGCCTGCGACGCCGAACGCGAGGGTGAAGCCGTACCCGCCGAGCCATCCCCCGAGGACGGACCCCACCCCACTGGCGAGACCGGACAGCGCCGTGTAGAGACCGAGCGCCTCGCCCCGAATGGCGGACGGTGCGAACTGGGTGACGATGCTCGCGGCGGTGACGGCGATGAGCGCCCACGCGACGCCGATGAGGAGAAAGACGGCGGCGTTGGTCACGAGCGCCACCGTCGCCGCCGGAACGACGCCGACGACGAGTGCCACGGCGGGATGGAGGACGGCCCGCGCCAGTAGACCGCCGGTCTGGACGCCCGCCGCGTCGTAGCGCTCGACCAGGCGTCCTGCCGCGCCGTAGCACAGCGCCGACCCGAGGCTGGAAACGAGGTACAGCGCGAATATCGTCCCCGAGTCGTACGAGAGCGTCCCCGAGAGGTACGACGGGAGCGGCCCCCAGAACACGCCGAATCCGACGAAGACGGCGACGATGGCGAGGAAGTACAGCGACAGCGACGGCGTCAGTCGGGCGAAGACCTGTCGCGGGTGGAACGACCGCGTGAGCCAGTAGAGCCGTCCCGGACCGACCGGGAAGGTGGCGCTTCGCACCGGCAGGCGGCGCGAACGGGCGAGGGCCCGCGCGATGCGACTGGGTCGGGGTTTCTCGACGGCTTTCGCGTCCGAGGGGAGCCAGCGCGTGACGAGGGTCGCTGACACGAAGGCGACGGCCGCACAGACCAAGAGGAGCGACCGCTGTGCGGTTTGCGTCCCGAGCGGTCCCGAGAGGAGCGCCGTCCACCCGAGGCCGAGGACGAGGCCGCCCGCCCAGCCCCAGCCCTGGTAGCGGTTGAGCGTGGCGAACCGGCCGGGCCAGTCCCGTTCGAGCGCACCGACCGTCACCAGTAGGGTCAGGACCGGCGCGACGGCCCCGGCGGAGAACCACAGCACGCCGTTGCCGAGGATGACGACCAACTCCGACTCCGAGAGCGCGACGACGACCAGCGCCCCGGCGGCGATGGCGAGCGCCGCGAGGACGAGCGACCGACGTTTGCCAGTTTTGTCCGCGATGCGACCGAAGATGAGCGCGCCCGGCGCGCCCGCGGCGGCCGCGACGCCAGCGAGAACGCCCAGTAAGAGCGTGCTTCCACCGATTGTGACGAAATAGAGCGGGACGAGCAGCGAGGCAGCCCCGAGCGCGACGGAACCCAGCGCCCACGCGTACAGCCAGCGGTCCGAAGCCATTGGCGGATGGTCACGGTCGGGTGTAAAAAGCCCATTGCCCGGCGACGGACCGACACCGACCAATAGCAAGGGTTTACCCGTTGGTGCGACAACGCCGCGTCGATGGCACTGCCGCAGGTCGCCGCATTCACCGACA
This window encodes:
- a CDS encoding MFS transporter: MASDRWLYAWALGSVALGAASLLVPLYFVTIGGSTLLLGVLAGVAAAAGAPGALIFGRIADKTGKRRSLVLAALAIAAGALVVVALSESELVVILGNGVLWFSAGAVAPVLTLLVTVGALERDWPGRFATLNRYQGWGWAGGLVLGLGWTALLSGPLGTQTAQRSLLLVCAAVAFVSATLVTRWLPSDAKAVEKPRPSRIARALARSRRLPVRSATFPVGPGRLYWLTRSFHPRQVFARLTPSLSLYFLAIVAVFVGFGVFWGPLPSYLSGTLSYDSGTIFALYLVSSLGSALCYGAAGRLVERYDAAGVQTGGLLARAVLHPAVALVVGVVPAATVALVTNAAVFLLIGVAWALIAVTAASIVTQFAPSAIRGEALGLYTALSGLASGVGSVLGGWLGGYGFTLAFGVAGGFVFVGTVVVAVLWWRAPQQASDALTTAD
- a CDS encoding glycosyltransferase family 4 protein; protein product: MRVLNYLELADQLDRSGIGTSVDHQRQALADTDVDVVTTPWTDGHPAWAVGGNFAFGDPVFADFDVAHCNMIGPGSVAVARHARNHDIPLVLHAHVTREDFRGSFRGSNLVAPALGEYLKWFYSQADMVLCPSEYTKGVLEDYPVDAPIRPITNGVDTAPLEGYESFRDEYREQYDLSGMVVFAVGSVFERKGLTTFCELAQRTDHDYAWFGTYDDGPHGSSEVRKWTSNPPENVTFTGWVDDIRGAYGAGDVFLFPSKVENQGIVVLEAMACGKAVVLSDIPVFREYYEDGHDCLICSDESEFREALERLESNPDLRERLGENAKETARKHGLDRVGERLVETYAELV
- a CDS encoding ribonuclease P protein component 4 translates to MTDEATIARERIDRLQSMARKAVREGREDRAREYVRRARRIAERHRLRLPREFARAICRDCDTYLVPGRNARVRTQSGHVVVTCECGSHARYPYD
- a CDS encoding YhbY family RNA-binding protein, which gives rise to MSDASRKQRIHELDATLRVGKSGIDAVADELNTQLQDRDFVKVKFLRSSRGGTTTDELADELAERVNADVVRVRGHTAVFER